The genomic window GTGTAGTGCTCCCACAGATGAACACAAAGCCAAGCTCCACCCATGGGCCATAATGCCCAATCAACATCACCAGCATCTGCTGATGATTTTGCCCATATGTCAGATTTATGATGTACAACCCAACCGCTTGTTTCATAGTTGACCTGTTAGATTGTGTTACAaagaaattttcatatgaaaaaatgtaaaatagaaAAAGGAGGAACATATACCTCATAAGCCATAAGCTATTATTGTCAAGGTCTACTGTTATAAAACTATGGCTTCTAGGTTAGAGGAGGAAGGGCAGTATGTTCGTTTCCCAGTAAAGAAAAACCCTAATAAGAAGCCAGATATCTACATATCAAAATGCAGGACCTACGACTTTCAAGTCATTGCAGGAATCAGAACGCTCGATTCCAAGTTCCAACCATGTAATTTAGCAGGTAAAAACAGGTTATATTTACAAGACTAAATCAGTGTAGCAGGTTTAGTTTAAAGGGAAGACTCTTACTTCTGCAGTTTTACGACCATTGACTGATAGGGAACTGAGGAAATCAAATAAGGGCTCCTGGCATTCACTAAGGTTGCATGGCAAGGAAGGCCAATAGTTCATTTCAAGATTGATGTTCAAATGAGGAGCAGAGCTGAGGACAGAGGTAACAGAACCAGTCACAATCCAAGTAATACTTTGATGGATATAATGGCTGTAGATATAATGTTCCACAGGACATACATCACACAAGCaagattaaatgagaaaaataagagaaacgGAATGTAGACATACTCCCATTTTGGCTCAAGATCTTTGTTCCATATTCCTTGCAAGTTTGCCACCTGAGTTCCAGGCCGTGAAGAAGAAATAAGTAAATACCGGCCAAACTGGAACAGAAGCTCGACAAGATATGGATCCTCATCCATTTGAAAAGATTTTATTCTCTCAGCCGTTGTTGGAACTCTACGATTTTTCTTGAGGCACACAACAGATCTTGAACTTTTTGAAAACTGCAGTGAGACACGGCGGAACAGATTCTGGTAGTCAtccaaatgatgagcataaagatCAACATATGACAGATTACTAATCGACTTCAGGACATTGAGAGAATCTGAAGTAGGATCCTTCTTAGAATCTGATGGCTTGGTGAATGGCCCATCAAATGAAGATGATGCCACCAGAAACAAAATAGCCCAATCAGAACCTTCAACCCTTAACTTGCTGTCATCTAGAATATGGACAATGCCATTCCCCTTGCTAATCTTTAAATCAAGAACAGCAGAAAACTGGATACCCTTTGGCTTGTCATCTGCATACACTTGTGGTGGGATTCGCTTTTCTGGGCAATGTCCTTCCATTATAATCTGGCTTTCACCGTTCGTTTTACAATGGTGATCTAACTTGCTGTCCAGATATACAGTAAAGGATACAGACCCAGGCTTGGTCCCAGAAATCTTCGTTACCATTACTTGGTCGGGATTAGAGGCAAAATGCTCTCTGGAAAATTCTACACCATCCACAGTATATTTTATTTGCACAGTTGCATTATCCAAGTCCAGCTCTCTTTGATACGATTCTTTATCATAATTCAGATGAGAATCATCAAATTCCAGCTTGATATCACCAAGTAGTTGATAAACCTCCATCATTAAAAGGCAAAAATCACCCAGATAAGCTTCTTAGAACAATTTCAATATTTTCCAGTAGAACAAATTAAACTGAGATCTGTGATTCATGAATTTAACTCCTAAATCAAAGAAATAGTTTGGCAAATTCTATAATTTTACAACGCCTTCACACaagttttttataataataataataaggaaaaTAAGTAACATACATCTGCAGGATTTCCAACCAACTTGGCTGCTGCTGCAGTAGCTTCAGCAAATTCACCACTATCAACAAGCTTTCTAATCTCTGAGAGAGCATATGGAGCATTGGGGTTTGTATAGTCTCCAGGAACCCCAGTCCAAAGTGTGTCCTCTACAAAATTATTTAACGATAGTCATTTTCTACTAGTTTCATTGATAATTTGTAGACACCACATGTAATGTATATTCATTTTAATGGTCTTATTATTCACTCATTCAGAAACGTAACACAAGTTATTAAAGAGAATTTGATAAGATTTGACAAGAAAGCGAAAGGAAAATGTAGCATTAGTTCACCGTTGAGCTGGATAAGTTCGGAAGCGACGCCACCCCAAATCATGGCACCAAGACGACCATTCCCAACGGGGAGGGCGTCGGTCCAGTACTTGGCGGGTTCGTTGAAGATGACTTTCAGTGGCCTTGAAGTTGAATCCGAGGAGCATGGGTTCCAGAGATCGGCCACTGTGGGTCTCCGCACCATAATCCACTCTTCATCTCTCATTACCGCAAAATCAGAAGTAGAGATTGTACGATATACCAACTAATTGTAGCCACTGCTTTAAAACATAATTTCCAAAAGTTCCTTTACACTGGAATTTTCTCAAAAATCgtttatcaataaaattcatgaaaataaataattacaaattgaaTTAAGGATAATACAAACACTCCAATACGATCTTTGATGACCATGGTAATAATTCTAATACAAAATCATTTACATATTCGATAAAGGAAGACATCACCTTTATAAATAGGAACGTAATTGTCTTTGAGTAAATTGACTTAACTTTTCATTCAACTAGTGAACAAACACGACTTTCGTCAATTTAACTTTAGTTCATACCCTAAATCccaacaaaatgaaaattaattttgattaacaCAAATAATTTGTTGACATAATATTTACTTATGCAAACTCCAAATTAATCTTTAAAGACTGATGATATTCAATATGTATTAAGGTTATCATCACGGCGAATAAATAACAAAGCAATATAGCCCAAGCCCCGTTCAAATATTCAATCCAAGTAATAAACCTATATGAAAATGGGATTTTATGAACAAGCCCATATAATTGGAGGAATTAATGTTCCACCAGAGATATCATCAGAACAATTACAATATTAGGTGGAGAAAAAAGCAAGGCTCAACAATCTCTTGAGGGCCGATTTTGCAATcaacaaattgatttttttttagttttttctcgAAAATTACCATTACTTACTCTTATagattatatattttctttttcattaaccATTTTTTGCGCTctatgttttctttttcaatgataaaatgttgtaatttatttatcttactttcttactattAACAAACTATTCATATCAAACTAGGGTACGTTCATAATATAAGTGCAtgagaaaatgaaacaaaaatgagGAAATATTTGGTATAGAAAGACATAGTTTTGGTATCTATTCTTATTTTCTAATGGTTACCCCAACAATGGTGTAAAAAGCTTTTGGCAATTTACACCATGACCTCTCCCCAAATATCTTGCCCAAACaatcttattttccttttaatcAGAACTTTGAATTCGTGCTGAGGCCCTCCATTGCCGCCTTCTTGTAGAGATCTTGCGATAAGAGTGATTTCATCATTTGGTTTTAGTCCTTTCTCATTCGAAAATTGAGGCCAATCAATTGAAACATAATTTCCAATGACTTCATGAGTGTGGAATTTTGTCAAAACCGTCCACACTTTTCCCAAGCTATCAATAACATCCATGAAAAAAAAACGCCCTTCTTGAAACTCAAAAAACTCACTAACATacatgaaagggaaaaaaaatacaCATCGGTCCACTTCACTTTGAATTAATCTCCTTGAGAATAATCTCCTACCTTGCATTTGGTTTTCCATGTCCACAAATTGAATTGAGAGCAATACAATAATGATTCTAATACGAGTTTGTATGATTCTTGATGATTGTGATAATGATTCTAATACGAAAATTCTTTATATATTTGATGGAGGAAGACATCGTTTTAACTAACACCTTTGTAAATAGGTATGTAATTGTTCGTGAGTGAATTGACTTAACTTTCCGCTTAGTTAATACACATTGCTTTTCATGCGATAAGCATTCTCATTATTATGAAGAAGCCCCCACAAAGCAGTTATCCATGTTGTTGACCATCCTCGACTCTCCTCCCCTATTTCAGACTACATAAAGTGTAAGCATACTGCTTAAAATATATTACCCTATAGTTGAAAGCAATATAAATCTTTATTCGATCACTGGTTCTAACTTCAGCAATAGCCATCAAGGTTCTCATAATAAGAATGTAACAATTTACATAAATTAGTGGTTCTAGAATCCATCAATCTATGGTTATTAAATTTCTGAAGAAAACGTGCTTAATACAAACGCAACGTAGGAAGCTAGATAACAAGCGCTTTTCATACCAATACATGAAGCAAATTTGTACCACTCATACGATCTAGGACATTACAACAGATAGGAAGAAATTGTAGCAAGtagaaaaaacaaatttaatgaaAGTACTATAAGGGAAAGAAGCAAGAAGTTATGTTTAAGTGAGGTGGTGAAAACATACTCTCATGCTGgctcaatataccctacaggattGACACCTGACTTCCGGGTCATGAAGAAGAAATAAGCAAATACCCTGCAAGAAGGATCTTCATCTGTTTGAAAAGATTTCACCCGCTCAGCAGTTGAAACTGCACCATTGTTGCTTTTACTAAAATGTGATTTTCTTTTGTAGAAGATTTAACTTCCTTCATCTCCAAAGAGCCATCCCCTAAATTGCTCTTCGAACTTTTTGAAAGCTGCAGAGGGGCACGATAGAAAAGATTCTGATAGTCATCCAAGTGGTGGGCCTAAAGATCAGCCCAATCCTAACCTTCAACTTCTTGTCATCTATATTATGTATACCACCTCCTTGACTAACTTGTAAATCAAGAAGTGCAGCAAACTGAATTCCCTTCGGATTCTCATTTAAATTCACTTTTGGTTGGATTCTTTAACCAGGACAACTTCCCTGCATTATAATCTGATTTTGCCCATTTGCCTGTGATTGGTGGTGTAACGTGCTATCTAAAGAAACTGTAAATGAAAGTGACCCTGGTTTGCTTCCAGACAGTGGCGAAGCCAAGGGGGCTGGTGGGCGCCCGGCcccctaaaatataattttttttatttaggata from Gossypium hirsutum isolate 1008001.06 chromosome D12, Gossypium_hirsutum_v2.1, whole genome shotgun sequence includes these protein-coding regions:
- the LOC107916530 gene encoding alpha-L-fucosidase 2; translated protein: MRDEEWIMVRRPTVADLWNPCSSDSTSRPLKVIFNEPAKYWTDALPVGNGRLGAMIWGGVASELIQLNEDTLWTGVPGDYTNPNAPYALSEIRKLVDSGEFAEATAAAAKLVGNPADVYQLLGDIKLEFDDSHLNYDKESYQRELDLDNATVQIKYTVDGVEFSREHFASNPDQVMVTKISGTKPGSVSFTVYLDSKLDHHCKTNGESQIIMEGHCPEKRIPPQVYADDKPKGIQFSAVLDLKISKGNGIVHILDDSKLRVEGSDWAILFLVASSSFDGPFTKPSDSKKDPTSDSLNVLKSISNLSYVDLYAHHLDDYQNLFRRVSLQFSKSSRSVVCLKKNRRVPTTAERIKSFQMDEDPYLVELLFQFGRYLLISSSRPGTQVANLQGIWNKDLEPKWDSAPHLNINLEMNYWPSLPCNLSECQEPLFDFLSSLSVNGRKTAEVNYETSGWVVHHKSDIWAKSSADAGDVDWALWPMGGAWLCVHLWEHYTYTMDIDFLKDKAYPLLKGCGLFLLDWLIEGKGGYLETNPSTSPEHDFIAPDGNRASVSYSSTMDMAIIKEVFSVIVSAAEVLDKNEDDLVKRVRKAQSRLYPTKVAKDGSIMEWAQDFQDPDVHHRHLSHLFGLFPGHTMTIESMPDLCKAAENTLHKRGEEGPGWSTMWKAALWARLHDSEHSYRMVKHLIYFVDPEHEKAFKGGIYSNLFAAHPPFQIDANFGFTAAVAEMLVQSTLEDLYLLPALPRDKWGNGCVEGLVARGGVTVNICWKEGNLHRLGLWLKNRKSWRRFRLHYRETMVSVILSCETMYTYNGRLDCVNTYSLL